One stretch of Vulpes lagopus strain Blue_001 chromosome 12, ASM1834538v1, whole genome shotgun sequence DNA includes these proteins:
- the KRT32 gene encoding keratin, type I cuticular Ha2, whose translation MTSNCSPAFIKSCQRPSSVCSSSMSCRPELCLGYICQPMTCVPSVCMPTTYRPASCLSKTYLSSSCWPSSCRPTSGISSSSGTCSWYCEGSFNGNEKETMQFLNDRLASYLEKVRQLERENAELESKIQEACRSQVPTMCPDYQSYFRTIEELQQKVLCTKAENARMVVHIDNAKLAADDFRTKYETEVAMRQLVEADTNGLRRILDELTLCKADLEAQVESLKEELLCLKKNHEEEVSALRCQLGDRLNIEVDAAPPVDLNRMLEEMRCQYETVVETNLRDVEEWFNTQMEELNQQVATSSEQLQSYQSDIIDLRRTVNTLEIELQAQHSLRDSLENTLAETEARYSSQLAQMQCMITNVESQLAEIRCDLERQNQEYKVLLDVKARLECEINTYRGLLESEDCKLPSNPCSTPTCPPCAPSPSVSRTICVPRTVCVPCMPCPPGRY comes from the exons ATGACATCCAACTGTTCACCAGCTTTCATCAAGAGCTGCCAGCGGCCCTCCTCTGTCTGTTCCAGCAGCATGAGCTGCCGGCCCGAGCTGTGCCTGGGTTACATCTGCCAGCCCATGACATGCGTGCCTTCTGTCTGCATGCCCACTACCTACCGGCCTGCCAGCTGCCTCTCCAAGACCTACCTATCCAGCTCCTGCTGGCCTAGCAGCTGCCGGCCAACGAGTGGCATCTCCAGCTCCTCGGGGACCTGCAGCTGGTACTGTGAAGGCTCCTTCAATGGCAACGAGAAAGAGACCATGCAGTTCCTGAATGACCGCCTGGCCAGCTACCTGGAGAAGGTGCGCCAGCTGGAGCGGGAGAACGCGGAGCTGGAGAGCAAGATTCAAGAGGCCTGTCGGTCTCAAGTGCCCACCATGTGTCCCGACTACCAGTCTTATTTCAGGACCATTGAGGAGCTCCAGCAGAAG GTTCTGTGCACCAAGGCAGAGAATGCCAGGATGGTCGTGCACATTGATAATGCCAAGTTGGCTGCAGACGACTTCAGGACCAA GTACGAGACAGAGGTGGCCATGCGGCAGTTGGTGGAGGCTGACACCAACGGCCTTCGCAGGATACTGGATGAGCTGACCCTGTGCAAGGCGGACCTGGAGGCCCAGGTGGAGTCCCTGAAGGAGGAGCTGCTGTGTCTCAAGAAAAACCACGAAGAG GAAGTCAGTGCCCTCCGATGCCAGCTGGGGGACCGTCTTAACATTGAGGTAGACGCTGCACCCCCTGTGGACCTAAACAGGATGCTGGAGGAGATGCGGTGTCAGTATGAGACTGTGGTGGAGACCAACCTCAGGGACGTGGAGGAATGGTTCAACACACAG ATGGAGGAGCTTAATCAACAGGTGGCCACAAGCTCTGAGCAGCTTCAGAGCTACCAGTCGGACATCATTGATCTGAGACGCACGGTCAACACACTGGAGATCgagctccaggcccagcacagcCTG AGGGACTCTCTGGAAAATACCCTGGCGGAGACTGAGGCACGTTACAGCTCCCAGCTGGCCCAGATGCAGTGCATGATCACCAACGTGGAGTCCCAGCTGGCTGAGATCCGCTGTGACCTGGAGCGGCAGAACCAGGAGTATAAGGTGCTGCTGGACGTTAAGGCCCGGCTGGAGTGTGAGATCAACACGTACCGAGGCCTGCTGGAGAGCGAGGATTGCAA GTTGCCCTCTAACCCATGCTCCACTCCCACCTGTCCCCCTTGTGCACCTTCCCCCAGTGTGTCCCGCACCATCTGTGTGCCCCGCACTGTCTGTGTGCCTTGCATGCCCTGCCCTCCGGGCCGCTACTGA
- the KRT36 gene encoding keratin, type I cuticular Ha6 — protein sequence MATQGCSPVFSSGSVKGLCGTAGGLSRVSSVRSVGSCRVPSLAGAVGSVSSVRLGLSSLGSCLPGSYLSAGCYPSGFVGSGGWFCEGSFNGSEKETMQFLNDRLANYLEKVRQLEQENAELERRIREWYESQIPYICPDYQSYFKTIEELQQKILLTKAENARLVLQIDNAKLAADDFRTKYETELSMRQLVEADTNGLRRILDELTLCKADLESQVESLKEELLCLKKNHEEEVNTLRCQLGDRLNVEVDAAPPVDLNKILDDMRCQYEALVENNRRDVETWFNTQTEELNQQVVSSSEQLQCCQTEIIELRRNVNALEIELQAQHSMRNSLESTLAETEARYGSQLAQMQCLIGNVEAQLAEIRCDLERQNQEYQVLLDVKARLESEIATYRRLLEGEDCKLPAHPCATEGKPSIRVPYVSTVPCAPAVPCGQAPQVSTQIRTITEEIRDGKVVSSREHLQPCSL from the exons ATGGCCACCCAGGGCTGCTCCCCGGTCTTCTCCTCTGGGTCTGTCAAGGGCCTGTGTGGCACAGCAGGTGGCCTCTCTCGGGTGTCCTCTGTCCGTTCTGTGGGCTCCTGCAGGGTCCCCAGTCTTGCTGGTGCTGTGGGGTCTGTCTCCTCTGTCAGGCTGGGCCTGTCCAGCCTCGGGAGCTGCTTGCCAGGCTCCTACCTGTCTGCTGGGTGCTACCCCTCTGGCTTTGTTGGGAGTGGGGGCTGGTTCTGCGAGGGCTCCTTCAATGGCAGCGAGAAGGAGACCATGCAGTTCCTGAACGACCGCCTGGCCAACTACCTGGAGAAGGTGCGCCAGCTGGAGCAGGAGAATGCGGAGCTGGAGAGACGTATCCGGGAGTGGTATGAGTCTCAGATCCCATACATCTGCCCAGACTACCAGTCCTATTTCAAGACCATTGAGGAGCTCCAGCAGAAG ATCCTGCTGACCAAGGCTGAGAACGCCAGGCTAGTCCTGCAGATTGACAACGCCAAGCTGGCTGCTGACGACTTTCGGACCAA GTACGAGACGGAGCTGTCCATGCGGCAGCTGGTGGAGGCTGACACCAACGGCCTGCGCAGGATCCTGGATGAGCTGACCCTGTGCAAGGCGGACCTGGAGTCCCAGGTGGAGTCTCTGAAGGAGGAGCTGCTCTGCCTCAAGAAAAACCATGAGGAG GAAGTCAACACCCTCCGTTGCCAGCTCGGGGACCGACTGAATGTGGAGGTGGATGCTGCCCCCCCAGTGGATCTCAACAAGATCCTGGATGATATGAGATGCCAGTATGAGGCCCTGGTGGAGAATAACCGTAGAGACGTGGAGACCTGGTTCAACActcag ACCGAGGAGCTGAACCAGCAGGTGGTGTCCAGCTCAGAGCAGCTACAGTGCTGCCAGACAGAGATCATCGAGCTGAGACGCAACGTCAACGCCCTGGAGATCGAGCTGCAGGCCCAGCATAGCATG AGGAATTCCCTGGAATCTACCCTGGCGGAGACCGAGGCCCGCTACGGCTCCCAGCTGGCCCAGATGCAGTGCCTGATTGGCAACGTGGAGGCCCAGTTGGCCGAGATCAGGTGTGATCTGGAGCGGCAGAACCAGGAGTACCAGGTGCTGCTGGACGTCAAGGCCCGGCTGGAGTCAGAGATCGCCACCTACCGCCGCCTGCTGGAGGGCGAGGACTGCAA GCTGCCGGCTCACCCTTGTGCCACGGAAGGCAAGCCTTCGATTAGGGTGCCTTATGTCTCCACCGTGCCCTGTGCTCCGGCTGTGCCCTGTGGCCAAGCTCCCCAGGTCAGCACCCAGATCCGCACCATCACAGAGGAGATCAGAGATGGGAAAGTCGTCTCCTCCAGGGAACACCTGCAGCCCTGCTCACTGTAG
- the KRT35 gene encoding keratin, type I cuticular Ha5: MASKCLKASFSSGSLKGLGGASGGSARVSAMYSSSSCKLPSLSRGARSFSACSVGPTRISCRPASCLPALCLPPGGFATSYSLGGGWFGESVLTGSEKETMQSLNDRLASYLEKVRQLEQENASLESRIREWCEQQVPYLCPDYQSYFRTIEELQKKTLCTKAENARLVVQIDNAKLAADDFRTKYETEVSMRQLVESDMNGLRRILDDLTLCKSDLEAQVESLKEELLCLKKNHEEEVNSLRCQLGDRLNVEVDAAPPVDLNRVLDEMRCQYETLVENNRRDAEEWFNTQTEELNQQVVSSSEQLQSCQAEIIELRRTVNALEIEMQAQQSMRDALESTLAETEARYSSQLAQMQCLIGNVEAQLAEIRADLERQNQEYQVLLDVRARLEGEINTYRGLLESEEGKLPGNPCAPDHSPAKSCLPCLPAVSCGPAAVRTTCSPRPICVPCPGGRF, encoded by the exons ATGGCTTCTAAGTGCCTCAAGGCCAGCTTCTCTTCGGGGTCTCTCAAGGGTCTGGGAGGGGCCAGCGGGGGCTCTGCTCGAGTGTCGGCGATGTACTCCAGCAGCTCTTGCAAGCTCCCGAGCCTCTCCCGAGGGGCCCGGAGTTTCTCCGCGTGCTCGGTCGGGCCTACCAGGATCAGCTGCAGGCCTGCCAGCTGcctccctgctctctgcctcccacccgGAGGCTTTGCCACCAGCTACAGCCTGGGCGGGGGCTGGTTTGGGGAGAGTGTCCTCACTGGCAGCGAGAAGGAGACCATGCAGTCCCTGAACGACCGCCTGGCCAGCTACCTGGAGAAGGTGCGCCAGCTGGAGCAGGAGAATGCCAGCCTGGAGAGCCGCATCCGGGAGTGGTGTGAGCAGCAGGTGCCCTACCTGTGCCCCGACTACCAGTCTTACTTCCGGACCATCGAGGAGCTCCAGAAGAAG ACCCTGTGCACCAAAGCAGAGAATGCCAGGTTGGTGGTGCAGATCGACAATGCCAAGTTGGCTGCAGACGACTTCAGAACTAA GTATGAGACGGAGGTATCCATGCGGCAGCTGGTGGAGTCAGACATGAATGGTCTGCGCAGGATCCTGGATGATCTGACCCTGTGCAAATCTGACCTGGAGGCCCAGGTGGAGTCCCTGAAGGAGGAGCTGCTGTGCCTCAAGAAGAACCATGAGGAG GAAGTAAACTCGCTGCGCTGCCAGCTTGGTGACCGGCTCAATGTTGAGGTGGACGCTGCCCCGCCAGTTGACCTGAACCGTGTCCTGGATGAGATGAGGTGTCAGTATGAGACCCTGGTGGAGAATAACCGCCGGGATGCTGAAGAATGGTTCAACACTCAG ACCGAGGAGCTGAACCAGCAGGTGGTGTCCAGCTCAGAGCAGCTGCAGTCCTGCCAGGCGGAGATCATTGAGCTGAGGCGCACGGTCAACGCCCTGGAGATCGAGATGCAGGCCCAGCAGAGCATG CGAGATGCTTTGGAATCCACCCTGGCGGAGACAGAGGCGCGCTACAGCTCTCAGCTGGCCCAGATGCAGTGCCTGATTGGCAACGTGGAGGCGCAGCTGGCCGAGATCCGGGCTGACCTGGAGCGGCAGAACCAGGAGTACCAGGTGCTGCTGGACGTGCGGGCCCGGCTGGAGGGCGAGATCAACACGTACCGGGGCCTGCTGGAGAGCGAGGAGGGCAA gCTGCCTGGTAACCCGTGTGCCCCTGACCACTCGCCAGCCAAGTCGTGCCTCCCCTGTCTTCCTGCAGTCTCCTGCGGTCCTGCTGCAGTCCGTaccacctgcagcccccgccccatTTGTGTGCCCTGCCCGGGGGGCCGGTTCTGA